One stretch of Rosistilla oblonga DNA includes these proteins:
- a CDS encoding thymidylate synthase: MKTYLELLNQIIEHGTDRPDRTGTGTRSQFGAQMRFDLAAGFPLLTTKRLHLRSILYELLWFLRGDTNIAWLKENGVSIWDEWADENGDLGPVYGHQWRSWPAPDGGTIDQIAEVESQIRDNPNSRRLIVSAWNVAEVNNMALPPCHCLFQFYVADGRLSCQLYQRSADFFLGVPFNIASYALLTMMMARVTGLQPGDFVHTLGDVHLYHNHFEQARLQLSREPRPLPTMQISGDQKSLLDFKFEDFELIGYDPHPHIKAAVAV; the protein is encoded by the coding sequence GTGAAAACCTATCTCGAACTGCTGAACCAGATCATCGAACATGGCACCGACCGGCCCGATCGGACCGGGACGGGGACGCGCAGCCAATTCGGAGCGCAGATGCGATTCGACCTGGCGGCCGGCTTTCCGCTGCTGACGACGAAGCGACTGCACCTGCGGTCCATCTTGTACGAATTGTTGTGGTTCTTGCGTGGCGACACGAATATCGCCTGGCTCAAAGAGAACGGCGTTTCGATTTGGGACGAATGGGCCGACGAGAACGGTGACTTGGGGCCAGTCTACGGACATCAATGGCGCAGCTGGCCTGCCCCCGATGGCGGCACGATCGACCAGATTGCGGAAGTCGAATCGCAGATCCGCGACAATCCCAACTCGCGGCGTTTGATCGTTTCAGCTTGGAACGTTGCCGAAGTCAACAACATGGCGCTGCCGCCGTGCCACTGCCTGTTCCAGTTTTATGTCGCCGACGGACGACTAAGTTGCCAACTGTATCAACGCAGCGCCGACTTCTTCCTCGGTGTTCCCTTCAACATCGCCAGCTACGCCTTGTTGACGATGATGATGGCCCGCGTAACGGGGCTGCAGCCGGGCGACTTTGTCCACACCCTGGGCGATGTGCATCTGTACCACAATCATTTTGAGCAGGCGCGATTGCAATTGAGCCGCGAGCCGCGACCGCTGCCAACGATGCAGATCAGCGGCGATCAGAAAAGTCTGCTCGACTTTAAATTTGAAGACTTCGAATTGATCGGTTACGATCCGCATCCGCACATCAAGGCAGCTGTGGCGGTATAA
- a CDS encoding gamma carbonic anhydrase family protein has protein sequence MAIYRLGDRTPELAPDCFVAEEATLIGRVAIGSEASVWPSAVLRGDIELIDIGARSSVQDGTVMHTDPGCPLTVGEGVTIGHQATLHGCTIEDGALIGMQAIVLNRAVIGRNSLVGAGALITEGKTFPENSLILGAPARRVRELTEEEIENLAKTAERYVVRSRDYRENLVRLA, from the coding sequence ATGGCGATCTATCGACTCGGCGACCGCACCCCTGAACTGGCTCCCGACTGTTTTGTTGCCGAGGAGGCGACGTTGATAGGTCGGGTTGCGATCGGATCGGAGGCGAGCGTTTGGCCGAGCGCTGTGTTGCGAGGCGATATCGAATTGATCGACATCGGGGCTCGCAGCAGCGTCCAAGATGGGACGGTGATGCACACCGACCCAGGCTGCCCGCTGACCGTGGGAGAAGGCGTCACGATCGGACACCAAGCGACGCTGCACGGTTGCACGATTGAAGACGGAGCACTGATCGGGATGCAGGCGATCGTGCTCAACCGCGCCGTGATCGGCCGCAATTCTTTGGTCGGCGCCGGGGCTCTGATCACCGAAGGCAAAACGTTCCCGGAGAACTCGCTAATCCTAGGCGCTCCGGCGCGGCGAGTCCGCGAACTGACCGAAGAAGAGATCGAGAATCTCGCCAAGACGGCGGAGCGATACGTCGTCCGCAGTCGCGACTATCGCGAGAATCTAGTTCGGCTGGCGTAA
- a CDS encoding class I SAM-dependent methyltransferase yields the protein MLPRTLEPESMDDPAEAASYDDMNHSAVNIRFVDDLLAGGSIGNDILDLGTGTAQIPILLCERMPDIRIMALDAAASMLELAIYNIEIASAIERIQLMQGDAKAMDDFEDEMFDCVMCNSLIHHLPEPQPTFAEIHRLTAIDGRIFVRDLCRPDSADAVEALVAQYAGKESEVAQQLFRQSLHAALTLDEVKQMVSAAGMSPDAVQMTSDRHWTLDVRKSAACQEGTAS from the coding sequence ATGCTGCCACGCACGCTCGAACCCGAATCGATGGACGACCCGGCCGAAGCCGCTAGTTACGACGACATGAATCATTCGGCCGTCAACATTCGTTTCGTCGACGACCTGTTGGCGGGCGGATCGATCGGCAACGACATCTTGGACCTGGGGACCGGAACCGCGCAGATTCCGATCCTGTTGTGCGAACGGATGCCCGATATCCGGATCATGGCGCTCGATGCCGCCGCCAGCATGTTGGAACTGGCGATCTACAATATCGAGATCGCCAGCGCCATCGAACGCATCCAGTTGATGCAGGGTGACGCCAAAGCGATGGACGACTTTGAGGACGAGATGTTTGATTGCGTGATGTGCAACAGTCTGATCCATCATCTTCCCGAACCTCAGCCGACGTTTGCTGAGATCCATCGGTTGACTGCGATCGATGGGCGGATCTTCGTTCGCGACCTCTGCCGTCCCGATTCGGCCGACGCGGTGGAAGCGTTAGTCGCCCAATATGCGGGCAAGGAATCGGAAGTCGCGCAACAATTGTTTCGCCAATCGCTGCACGCTGCCCTGACGTTGGACGAAGTCAAGCAGATGGTTTCCGCTGCGGGCATGTCGCCCGACGCGGTGCAGATGACCAGCGACCGTCACTGGACGCTGGATGTTCGCAAGTCCGCCGCTTGCCAAGAAGGGACCGCGTCGTGA
- a CDS encoding SDR family NAD(P)-dependent oxidoreductase, which translates to MVRWRPTDATTIVTGASSGIGWEIARQLADRGANVVAVARRTERLEQLQTSASAAPGEIIPMAGDLTDPAFRQQIIDRVAAISPHLDLLVNNAGIGGIGPFAEASPERLRRIMEVNFFATVELTRLALPMLQASDNAVICNISSVLGHRGVPGKSEYCASKFAIHGWSDSLRAELARSGIQVTLVSPSTTASEFFDVAIETQAAQTQHRRGAMSPARVAQLAIAAIEKRRDEIVLSPGGKLLVYLDRCCPWLANRLIARFG; encoded by the coding sequence ATGGTTCGATGGCGTCCCACGGATGCGACCACGATCGTTACCGGAGCGTCCAGCGGAATCGGCTGGGAAATCGCTCGCCAACTGGCCGATCGAGGTGCCAATGTCGTCGCGGTGGCGCGGCGAACCGAGCGGCTGGAGCAACTGCAGACAAGCGCGTCGGCCGCCCCCGGTGAGATCATCCCCATGGCGGGGGACCTTACCGACCCCGCGTTTCGCCAGCAGATCATCGATCGCGTCGCGGCGATATCGCCTCATCTGGATCTACTGGTCAACAACGCAGGGATCGGCGGGATCGGTCCATTCGCAGAGGCATCGCCGGAGCGTTTGCGTCGAATTATGGAGGTCAATTTCTTCGCCACCGTCGAATTGACGCGGCTCGCCCTGCCGATGCTGCAGGCCAGCGACAACGCGGTAATCTGCAACATCAGCAGCGTCTTGGGGCATCGCGGCGTGCCGGGCAAAAGTGAATATTGTGCTAGCAAGTTTGCGATCCATGGTTGGAGCGACTCGCTGCGGGCGGAACTGGCGCGATCGGGGATCCAGGTCACGCTTGTGAGTCCCAGCACGACGGCGAGCGAGTTTTTTGATGTGGCGATCGAAACCCAGGCGGCTCAGACACAGCACCGCCGCGGCGCGATGAGTCCCGCTCGTGTGGCTCAGTTGGCGATCGCAGCGATCGAAAAACGCCGCGACGAAATTGTGCTCAGCCCCGGCGGCAAGCTGCTCGTCTACCTCGACCGCTGCTGCCCCTGGCTCGCCAACCGCCTGATCGCCCGCTTCGGATAA
- a CDS encoding elongation factor P has product MQAKEIKTGTVVVYNGDPLLILGIQVQTPSARGAATLYKFRGRNLVSRQKVDLTLKGTDALEMADFHKRDVQVMYRDAEQIHLMDTENYNQYAMNLDDVGDQLLYLSEGLEGIRALIYNDGPVGLELPASVEMDITQCDPAVKGNSATSRSKPATLETGLVIQVPEYIKDGERIKVDTRTGEFLSRA; this is encoded by the coding sequence ATGCAAGCAAAAGAAATCAAAACCGGTACGGTCGTCGTTTACAATGGCGACCCTTTGTTGATTCTGGGGATTCAGGTGCAGACGCCATCGGCGCGGGGAGCCGCAACGCTGTACAAGTTTCGCGGCCGCAATCTGGTCAGCCGGCAGAAGGTCGATCTCACGCTCAAGGGGACCGACGCGTTGGAGATGGCCGATTTCCACAAACGCGATGTCCAGGTGATGTATCGCGACGCCGAACAGATCCATCTGATGGATACCGAAAACTATAACCAGTACGCAATGAACCTGGATGATGTCGGCGACCAATTGCTCTACTTGTCCGAAGGACTCGAAGGGATCCGCGCTCTGATCTACAACGACGGTCCGGTCGGCTTGGAATTGCCCGCGTCGGTCGAGATGGATATCACGCAGTGCGACCCCGCGGTCAAAGGCAATTCCGCCACGTCGCGCAGCAAACCGGCGACGCTGGAAACCGGGCTGGTGATCCAAGTGCCGGAATACATCAAAGACGGCGAGCGTATCAAAGTCGACACACGCACCGGCGAGTTCCTCTCGCGAGCCTAA
- a CDS encoding phytanoyl-CoA dioxygenase family protein, with amino-acid sequence MATDYSTFHEPTSDLFERLAAVSDLSPFRLTDEQIAHYHEFGYLAGVRILDDAQIEHLRAELAELVQPDHDGRSLWYEYNSNESSDPDLVLFHALGAWRTRPGFHDMLWNPAFLVAASQLLGGAVRFWHDQLFCKPAHHGGVVAWHQDYSYWTRTQPMAHLTCWIGLDDATADNGCLQYVPGSHRWPLLPITGLAGDMQAIGEVLSEQQMHQLQNPTAIELKAGECAFHHPLMVHGSFANRTDRPRRAAVLNVVRDGVCSAGDKPLLDGTDPVPAGQPLAGRYFPLLFDGERSL; translated from the coding sequence ATGGCGACCGATTATTCGACGTTCCACGAACCGACAAGCGACCTGTTCGAGCGGCTTGCCGCCGTCAGCGACCTCTCTCCATTTCGCTTGACCGACGAACAGATCGCTCACTATCACGAGTTTGGATATCTGGCTGGGGTTCGAATTCTCGACGATGCGCAGATCGAACACCTCCGCGCTGAATTGGCGGAATTGGTGCAGCCCGATCACGACGGCCGCTCGCTGTGGTACGAATACAACAGCAACGAATCATCCGATCCCGATCTGGTGTTGTTCCACGCTTTGGGTGCTTGGCGAACGCGGCCCGGTTTCCACGACATGTTGTGGAACCCTGCCTTCCTCGTCGCGGCCAGCCAGTTGTTGGGCGGAGCGGTTCGGTTTTGGCACGACCAACTCTTTTGCAAACCGGCTCACCACGGCGGCGTTGTCGCTTGGCACCAAGATTATTCCTATTGGACGCGGACCCAGCCGATGGCTCATCTGACCTGTTGGATCGGATTGGATGATGCCACCGCCGACAACGGTTGCTTGCAGTATGTGCCCGGCAGCCATCGTTGGCCCCTGCTGCCGATCACCGGGCTGGCCGGCGACATGCAAGCGATCGGGGAAGTGCTCAGCGAACAGCAGATGCATCAGTTGCAAAATCCCACAGCGATCGAGCTGAAGGCGGGAGAGTGCGCGTTCCATCATCCGTTGATGGTCCACGGATCGTTTGCCAATCGGACCGATCGGCCGCGGCGAGCCGCCGTGTTGAACGTGGTCCGCGACGGCGTCTGTTCCGCCGGCGACAAACCGTTGCTCGATGGTACCGATCCGGTCCCGGCGGGGCAGCCTCTTGCCGGCCGCTACTTTCCGCTGCTGTTCGACGGCGAACGATCGCTCTGA
- a CDS encoding YdcF family protein encodes MIRRVGFAMLLIFGLLWASHAQLLLAVANGLDVSEPILPSDYVVVLPGGPETRTFAAVVILREGLAKRTAILRNPETNAVQEGLRLPTHEMTQRIFQERGIAEERMFFLDGESRTTHSDLELIGSILETDPDATITIVTNRFHTRRARWAAARIYGGKLERFRFVGAPSDAFVWETWWQSQQGLEQILAEYLKLGYYMAIYSTSMQRLAVVATALGSTLVAVLWVRRRRRIFDLHREQAQQA; translated from the coding sequence ATGATCCGACGCGTTGGGTTTGCGATGCTGTTGATTTTTGGACTGCTGTGGGCCAGCCATGCGCAACTGTTGCTAGCGGTCGCGAACGGTTTAGATGTCAGCGAGCCGATCTTGCCGAGCGACTATGTGGTCGTCTTGCCTGGCGGTCCCGAGACGAGGACGTTTGCCGCCGTGGTGATCCTCCGCGAGGGCCTTGCCAAACGGACGGCGATCCTCCGCAATCCCGAAACGAACGCGGTCCAAGAGGGGCTGCGTCTGCCAACACACGAGATGACTCAGCGTATCTTTCAGGAGCGAGGGATCGCAGAGGAGCGGATGTTTTTCCTCGATGGCGAGTCTCGCACGACGCACAGCGATTTGGAATTGATCGGATCGATCTTGGAGACCGATCCCGATGCGACGATCACGATCGTGACCAACCGCTTTCACACGCGACGAGCCCGCTGGGCTGCCGCCCGCATCTACGGTGGAAAACTGGAACGCTTCCGTTTTGTTGGCGCTCCGTCGGACGCGTTTGTGTGGGAGACTTGGTGGCAGTCTCAGCAAGGACTCGAACAGATCCTAGCCGAATATCTGAAGCTAGGTTATTACATGGCGATCTATTCGACGTCGATGCAGCGTTTGGCGGTGGTTGCAACCGCGTTGGGATCGACGTTAGTGGCAGTTTTGTGGGTTCGCCGACGCCGACGCATTTTTGACTTACATCGCGAGCAGGCACAACAAGCTTGA
- a CDS encoding GDP-L-fucose synthase family protein: MNADTSAPSNQRLFVAGHRGMVGDAICRRVANDPSIELLTAGREVVDLCDAEAVDQYYADNRPNAVVVAAAKVGGIYANSQYPVEFLSQNMKIAMNCVEAAYKHGVRRLLFLGSTCIYPRDAPQPLVESALLSGPLESTNEAYAIAKIAGLKLCQFYRQQYGVMFHSAMPTNLYGPGDNYHPENSHVLPALLRRFHEAKEEQRGSVTIWGSGSPRREFLHVDDLADAVMHLMSASHPPDWVNVGTGEDLTILELAKKIAAVVGFEGEIKTDPSKPDGTPRKVTDVSRLHEMGWRHEIDLERGLKQTYASFLKEEAESGLRQA; encoded by the coding sequence ATGAACGCTGACACCTCGGCTCCATCGAACCAACGCCTGTTTGTCGCCGGACACCGCGGCATGGTTGGCGACGCGATCTGTCGACGCGTTGCCAACGATCCATCGATCGAACTCCTGACCGCCGGTCGCGAGGTCGTCGACCTCTGCGATGCGGAAGCTGTCGATCAATATTATGCCGACAACCGTCCCAATGCAGTTGTTGTAGCAGCGGCCAAGGTGGGAGGTATCTATGCGAACAGCCAATACCCTGTCGAGTTCTTGTCGCAGAACATGAAGATCGCGATGAACTGCGTCGAAGCGGCCTACAAACATGGCGTCAGGCGGTTGCTGTTCCTCGGCAGCACATGTATCTATCCCCGCGATGCGCCGCAGCCGTTGGTTGAATCGGCGCTCTTGTCGGGGCCGCTCGAATCGACCAACGAAGCGTATGCGATCGCAAAGATCGCCGGATTAAAGCTGTGTCAGTTTTACCGGCAACAGTATGGCGTGATGTTCCATTCAGCGATGCCGACAAATCTGTATGGCCCTGGCGATAACTACCACCCCGAAAACAGCCACGTCCTGCCGGCGCTGCTGCGTCGATTTCACGAAGCTAAAGAGGAGCAACGCGGTAGCGTGACGATCTGGGGGAGCGGATCGCCGCGTCGCGAATTTCTGCACGTCGATGATCTGGCTGACGCGGTGATGCATCTGATGTCCGCCTCCCATCCGCCCGACTGGGTGAATGTCGGAACCGGAGAAGACTTGACGATTCTTGAGCTCGCGAAAAAGATCGCCGCCGTGGTCGGGTTCGAAGGGGAGATCAAAACCGATCCCTCCAAGCCCGACGGAACGCCGCGGAAGGTGACCGATGTCAGCCGCTTGCATGAGATGGGCTGGCGACACGAGATCGATCTCGAGCGCGGACTAAAGCAAACGTACGCGAGCTTCCTGAAAGAGGAAGCCGAGAGCGGTTTGCGGCAAGCCTGA
- the proC gene encoding pyrroline-5-carboxylate reductase produces MESTKPQLALIGGGKMGRALVQGMIDAGFTTADRVTVGDRNTDSQAWWKQNVPQAKVTADSKTAVEAADVILLAIKPHGVPAVVAELKRTARKSLLISVAAGIQLGTLVRQFGSSRVVRVMPNTPSLVGAGASAYCCGDDVSSEDAAYVDGMLSSVGKAFRVEDKLMDAVTGVSGSGPAYVCMIIEALADGGVLSGLPRELAMQLATQTVLGTATLIQQTGSHPAVLKDAVASPGGTTIAGIAALERGALRNTLISAVQAAALRGEELGKG; encoded by the coding sequence ATGGAAAGTACCAAACCGCAACTGGCATTGATTGGTGGCGGAAAGATGGGGCGGGCGTTGGTACAAGGGATGATCGACGCCGGTTTCACGACAGCCGACCGGGTCACCGTGGGAGATCGGAACACCGATTCGCAGGCTTGGTGGAAACAGAACGTTCCGCAGGCCAAGGTCACCGCCGACAGCAAGACCGCTGTGGAAGCGGCCGATGTCATCCTGTTGGCGATCAAGCCGCACGGCGTTCCGGCGGTCGTGGCGGAATTAAAACGAACAGCCCGCAAGTCGCTGCTGATTTCGGTCGCGGCGGGGATTCAATTGGGGACGTTGGTCCGCCAATTCGGCAGCAGCCGCGTTGTCCGCGTGATGCCAAACACCCCTTCTCTGGTCGGTGCCGGTGCCAGCGCCTACTGCTGTGGCGACGATGTCAGCAGTGAAGACGCAGCCTATGTCGACGGAATGCTCTCCTCGGTCGGCAAGGCGTTCCGCGTGGAAGACAAATTGATGGATGCGGTCACGGGAGTCAGCGGCAGCGGGCCAGCCTATGTCTGCATGATCATCGAAGCTTTGGCCGATGGTGGCGTGTTGTCGGGACTGCCGCGCGAGCTGGCGATGCAGCTGGCGACGCAGACCGTGCTAGGGACCGCGACCCTTATCCAACAGACCGGTTCGCACCCCGCAGTCCTTAAAGACGCTGTCGCCAGTCCCGGCGGGACCACGATCGCGGGGATCGCCGCCTTGGAACGCGGTGCCCTGCGAAACACCTTGATCTCCGCTGTCCAAGCCGCCGCCCTTCGCGGTGAAGAACTGGGCAAGGGCTGA
- a CDS encoding alpha/beta hydrolase translates to MLLTHNLRKTTGHRAFAFALLGLFAIASGCSERAAEETPLRYENYENPEADAAAMRSPADSQGLPAPSPAPLDPPQIARSESLPKFAPSAKAPTMTKAPQPQAMRVPKAGSAAASADVVTSQSQRIEYSIAPAEQVAAEPSAHLQRLPAGAEHDAEAGFATVEVFYATDRKRTDVPLSSYQISGQKTAFMMFAAVAIGLALLGLYQLVRGRGRMAAVSMVASCLVGVLASGWIALGQANIEKQGVTYSGDRGTLVRGICEVTVPDTHQRGLVERPSLLRFELREDQTKHMVLTSATELAADDFRQRLSDRVASAPESDLLVFIHGYNVDFESAVQRTAQIAVDLPFEGVPVCYSWPSQASLVGYTIDENNSEWTIAHLKEFLLELVHESGAKSVNVVAHSMGNRPMTAVMQQIGWEMAQATALFDRIVLAAPDVDADRFRRDLAPSLLKVANQVTLYASSDDQALIASKKVHGHPRAGESGDQIVVVPGIETIDVSGIDLSLLGHSYYGDNETMLRDLYELVRQRLPAPQRAMLIARQAGELVYWQLAQQQGAAVR, encoded by the coding sequence ATGTTGCTCACTCACAATCTCCGGAAGACCACCGGTCACCGAGCCTTCGCATTCGCGCTGCTCGGATTGTTTGCGATCGCCAGCGGATGTTCCGAGCGTGCGGCCGAGGAGACGCCGCTGCGGTACGAAAATTACGAGAACCCCGAGGCGGATGCGGCTGCGATGCGGTCCCCCGCTGATTCGCAAGGTCTGCCCGCACCGTCACCAGCTCCATTGGACCCACCACAAATCGCGCGATCCGAATCGCTGCCGAAGTTCGCTCCTTCGGCCAAGGCGCCCACGATGACAAAGGCTCCGCAACCGCAAGCGATGAGAGTTCCCAAAGCGGGTTCTGCAGCCGCAAGTGCGGATGTCGTTACATCTCAGTCACAACGGATCGAATATTCGATAGCTCCAGCCGAGCAGGTGGCTGCCGAACCGAGCGCCCATCTACAGCGGCTGCCGGCGGGAGCGGAGCACGATGCCGAGGCCGGCTTTGCGACTGTCGAGGTCTTTTATGCAACCGATCGCAAACGCACCGACGTGCCTTTGTCGTCGTATCAGATCAGCGGACAGAAGACAGCGTTTATGATGTTCGCCGCAGTGGCGATCGGGTTGGCTCTGCTGGGGCTCTACCAATTGGTTCGCGGCCGCGGCCGGATGGCAGCCGTCTCGATGGTGGCTTCGTGTCTGGTCGGCGTATTGGCCAGTGGATGGATCGCGTTGGGACAAGCCAACATTGAAAAGCAGGGCGTCACGTACAGCGGCGATCGTGGCACGTTAGTTCGCGGAATCTGCGAAGTCACCGTGCCGGACACGCATCAACGCGGGCTGGTCGAACGTCCCAGTCTGTTGCGATTCGAGCTGCGCGAAGATCAGACCAAACACATGGTCCTGACCAGCGCCACCGAACTCGCAGCGGACGACTTTCGTCAGCGGTTGTCGGATCGCGTCGCCAGCGCTCCCGAGAGCGACCTGTTGGTCTTCATCCACGGCTACAACGTCGATTTCGAATCCGCGGTTCAACGGACCGCTCAGATCGCCGTCGATCTTCCCTTCGAAGGCGTTCCCGTTTGCTACAGCTGGCCCAGCCAAGCATCGTTGGTCGGCTACACCATCGACGAAAACAACTCCGAATGGACGATCGCCCACCTAAAAGAATTCCTGCTGGAATTGGTCCATGAAAGTGGTGCGAAGAGCGTCAACGTGGTCGCTCACAGCATGGGGAACCGCCCGATGACAGCGGTGATGCAGCAGATCGGTTGGGAGATGGCGCAGGCAACGGCTCTGTTTGATCGCATTGTGTTGGCCGCTCCCGACGTCGATGCCGATCGCTTCCGCCGCGATCTCGCTCCTTCGCTTTTAAAGGTGGCGAACCAGGTGACGTTGTATGCGTCGAGCGACGATCAAGCGTTGATCGCCAGCAAGAAGGTCCACGGTCATCCGCGAGCGGGAGAGAGTGGAGATCAGATCGTGGTGGTCCCGGGAATCGAGACGATCGACGTCAGCGGAATCGATCTAAGTCTGCTGGGCCACAGCTACTACGGCGATAACGAAACGATGCTTCGCGATCTGTATGAACTCGTCCGCCAACGTCTGCCAGCGCCGCAGCGCGCGATGTTGATCGCGCGGCAAGCTGGCGAACTGGTCTATTGGCAGTTGGCCCAGCAACAAGGTGCTGCGGTCCGCTAG
- a CDS encoding LamG-like jellyroll fold domain-containing protein → MSAELRVGAVVVDVTPPDMPVIVNGGILSRTVDKVKTPISARAMVIDDGDQRIAIVVVDSCMMPQFLLDDAKALASQRTKIQPDRMLISATHTHTAPSAMGALGTDPDPRYVPYLREKLAEAIASAEANLAPAHVGWTTVDADKFTALRRWIRRPDRIDDDPFGNPTIRANMHAARVPENVTGPSGPEDPEVSLISFASPDGQPIAVLANFSMHYFGDSQISADYYGLLCNAFQDRVAQSETAAKEKSPEQEPGASPSMVAMMSHGCSGDIWRRDYTAGPDGNYNPTLENYTTELLDLIYGAYKKIEHKPVDSIAMAENRLPMMYRLPDAQRLQWAQQIVDSMEGELPKTIQEVYAREQVLLHELQSTDVVVQGIRIGDIGISTTPTETYALTGLKLKLQSPFAKQMVIELANGGDGYIPPPEQHHLGGYNTWAARSAGLEVQAEPKITEANLQLLEQLAGKPRRPFVQTAGELTQAIQAADPFAFYRLDHMDGSIAIDSSKHHRDASVSPGYALFLEGPAQPGVCETDEINRAIHLAGGRLQTRLPSGQADYSVAMWIWNGMPNDGRETTGWIVSRDRPYQTSSFGEHLGIGGTATDPGKLIFVNGDGKPVTGQTTLERWSWNHVVMTRSGDKVRVYLNGSKQPEIETTAAAASVSQVGDLFIGGRSDNDSNFEGRIDEVAIFDRALEPAQLETLLVEPVQ, encoded by the coding sequence GTGTCCGCTGAACTGCGTGTTGGTGCGGTCGTTGTCGATGTCACTCCGCCCGACATGCCCGTGATTGTCAACGGCGGCATCTTGTCCCGAACTGTCGACAAAGTGAAAACGCCGATCAGCGCCCGAGCGATGGTGATCGACGATGGCGACCAACGGATCGCGATCGTTGTCGTCGACAGCTGCATGATGCCTCAGTTCCTCTTGGATGATGCCAAAGCGCTCGCTTCCCAACGCACCAAGATCCAACCCGATCGGATGCTGATCTCGGCAACTCACACTCACACCGCGCCGTCGGCGATGGGAGCTTTGGGAACCGATCCCGATCCACGCTACGTTCCCTATCTGCGAGAAAAGCTTGCTGAAGCGATCGCATCGGCGGAAGCCAACTTGGCTCCGGCGCATGTCGGCTGGACAACAGTGGATGCAGACAAGTTCACGGCGCTGCGGCGTTGGATTCGTCGTCCCGACCGAATCGATGACGATCCGTTCGGCAACCCAACGATTCGCGCCAACATGCACGCCGCTCGTGTCCCCGAAAACGTGACAGGTCCGTCGGGCCCCGAAGATCCCGAGGTTTCGTTGATCTCGTTCGCGTCGCCCGATGGGCAACCGATCGCCGTGTTGGCCAACTTTTCGATGCACTACTTCGGCGACTCACAGATCAGCGCCGACTACTACGGACTGTTGTGCAACGCGTTCCAAGATCGTGTTGCTCAGTCGGAAACTGCGGCTAAGGAAAAATCCCCTGAACAAGAGCCCGGGGCATCGCCGTCGATGGTCGCGATGATGTCGCATGGATGCAGCGGCGATATCTGGCGCCGCGATTACACAGCTGGCCCTGATGGCAACTACAACCCAACGCTGGAAAACTACACGACCGAATTGTTGGACCTCATCTACGGAGCCTATAAAAAGATCGAGCACAAGCCAGTCGATTCGATCGCGATGGCGGAAAACCGCTTGCCGATGATGTACCGGCTGCCCGATGCCCAACGCTTGCAGTGGGCCCAGCAGATCGTCGATTCGATGGAAGGCGAGTTGCCCAAAACGATCCAAGAGGTCTACGCTCGCGAACAGGTGTTGCTTCACGAATTGCAGTCGACCGACGTGGTCGTGCAGGGAATTCGAATCGGCGACATCGGGATCTCGACAACGCCTACCGAAACCTACGCTTTGACCGGGTTGAAGTTGAAGCTGCAGAGTCCGTTTGCCAAACAGATGGTGATCGAATTGGCTAACGGTGGCGACGGCTATATCCCGCCGCCCGAACAGCATCACTTGGGCGGATACAACACCTGGGCAGCGCGTTCGGCTGGTTTGGAAGTTCAGGCCGAGCCGAAGATCACGGAAGCAAATCTGCAATTGTTGGAACAGTTGGCGGGCAAACCGCGACGTCCGTTTGTGCAGACTGCTGGAGAGCTGACCCAAGCGATCCAAGCGGCCGATCCATTTGCGTTTTATCGATTGGATCATATGGACGGATCGATCGCGATCGACAGTTCGAAGCATCACCGCGACGCCAGCGTCTCGCCGGGCTACGCGTTGTTTCTCGAAGGGCCAGCACAGCCAGGCGTCTGCGAAACGGATGAGATCAACCGCGCGATCCACCTCGCGGGCGGACGGCTGCAAACGCGTTTGCCAAGCGGCCAAGCCGACTACAGCGTGGCGATGTGGATTTGGAACGGGATGCCCAACGATGGCCGCGAGACAACCGGCTGGATCGTCTCTCGCGACCGTCCCTATCAAACGAGTTCGTTTGGCGAGCATCTAGGAATCGGCGGCACCGCGACCGATCCTGGCAAGTTGATCTTCGTCAACGGCGACGGCAAGCCGGTGACGGGGCAGACGACGCTTGAACGTTGGAGTTGGAACCATGTCGTGATGACTCGCAGCGGCGACAAGGTGCGGGTCTATCTGAACGGATCGAAGCAGCCAGAGATCGAGACCACCGCAGCGGCGGCTAGCGTTTCGCAAGTCGGCGACCTGTTCATCGGGGGCCGCAGCGACAACGACTCGAATTTCGAAGGCCGCATCGACGAGGTCGCTATCTTCGATCGGGCTCTCGAGCCGGCACAGCTCGAAACGCTGCTGGTCGAACCGGTCCAATAG